The following are encoded together in the Diabrotica undecimpunctata isolate CICGRU chromosome 7, icDiaUnde3, whole genome shotgun sequence genome:
- the LOC140446730 gene encoding fork head domain-containing protein FD4-like, translated as MPRPSRDSYGDQKPPYSYISLTAMAIWNSPEKMLPLSEIYKFITDRFPYYRKNTQRWQNSLRHNLSFNDCFIKIPRQPDRPGKGAYWALHPAAFDMFVNGSLLRRRKRFKLLKSDKEILENELAALTNINRIFFSPPNAPVDVNPAAHPTVVAPQPSPPIITKTPETAVTCIRPKRSFTIESLISPDKPTPVVPSATHIVPHVHPWMLSTYDLSFTNPIPLMPPSAAHYEAYGLASAEELFRVSQL; from the coding sequence ATGCCTAGGCCGTCTAGGGACTCCTATGGCGACCAGAAGCCACCGTACTCTTATATATCGTTAACTGCGATGGCTATATGGAATTCACCGGAAAAAATGCTACCCTTAtctgaaatttataaatttatcacGGACAGATTTCCATATTACAGAAAAAATACACAACGGTGGCAAAATTCCTTAAGGCACAACTTATCTTTCAACGACTGCTTTATTAAAATTCCTAGACAACCCGACAGACCTGGCAAAGGAGCATATTGGGCATTACATCCTGCTGCTTTTGACATGTTCGTGAACGGAAGCTTGCTACGGCGAAGAAAGCGCTTCAAGTTGTTAAAAAGTGACAAGGAAATATTGGAAAATGAGCTAGCAGCCCTAACAAATATAAATAGGATATTTTTCTCGCCCCCGAATGCTCCTGTGGACGTAAATCCTGCGGCTCATCCGACGGTAGTAGCTCCACAACCTTCGCCGCCGATTATTACGAAGACTCCTGAAACTGCCGTCACGTGCATAAGGCCGAAAAGGTCCTTTACTATAGAAAGCTTAATCTCTCCAGACAAACCGACGCCAGTGGTTCCTAGTGCTACACACATCGTACCCCACGTTCATCCCTGGATGTTATCGACGTACGACTTATCGTTTACTAATCCAATCCCCCTAATGCCCCCTTCTGCAGCTCATTACGAGGCTTATGGACTTGCTTCTGCTGAAGAACTATTTAGAGTTTCACAGTTATAA